The Chloroflexus aggregans DSM 9485 genome segment GGCCAGCTCGGCGCGGATAATCGCGAACGAGCGAGCGGCGATCTCGGCGCCGGTCACAGGCACGTGCTCGGTCATAGGTTCGCTCCCCGGCGCAACTGCACAGCAATCTGCGCCACCCGCCGGCCTAAGGCGTGCGCCTGCAACAGATCGGCTTCGGTAATATCACCAACCGACGTCGCACCGTAATAGGAACCGGCCTGCTCCATCAGCGGTGTCCACGGCAAGCCAACGATGATCATGCCGCCGCCGAGCATCCAGTGCAACACTGAGAGCAAGGTAAATTCGGTGCCGGAATGGCGTCCGGCGCTGCTAGTAAAGGCCGCGCCCACTTTGCCGGCTAAGCTTCCCTCTTCCCAAAGGTCGCCGGTAGTGTCGAGCCACCGCTTCAACGTGCCCTTAATGCCCGTCCAGTTCGGCGTGCCGATAATGATCCCATCGGCTGCGATCAAATCGGTTTTAGTCGCACTATTTGGCACACGGATGAGCACCTCTGCACCAGGTACCGTCACCACACCGGCGGCGATGGCCTGCGCTAATTGAGCTACGTGATCGCCAACGTCGTGCAAAATAAAGATGCGGCACGTCACATCAGTCATTGGCGGATATGCTCCTTCCAGTAGTGGTAGGTCTTGGCAACGGCGGTCACAACATTCTTGATCTCGGCTTCGAGCCGGAACTGCGGTCCCGCCGGGAGCAGCAAGACCCGATTTTCACGCCGCACACTGACATTTTCCACGATAATCGCCCGCAACAGCCAGATCGCCATCTCTTCGCTCTCACAAACTAGCCCAATCCAACCGGGAGCGGTATCGGTCTTGACCGGCAGATCGGTGACCATCGTTAGCGCACGGGCCAATTCGGTGATCACTCGAGCATACCCTTCAGGATCGGCATGCACCGTCGCCGGATCGACCGGTTCGAGCAGGGTACCGCGATGCGGCGGACCGCCGGCTAATGCGAGTTCGCAGAAAGGATTGTTGGGATCGTCACCACCCCACACCCGATCCCACGCTACTTGTCCGGTTTCATCATAGACAAGCGGTGCAGCCGTCATCGGCGCCGCACTCACCGCCCGCCCACCACGGTAGCGCGGCGGCAAGATCGTCTCCAACCGATTGGTCGGTGTTTCACCACGCAGCCCATGCTCGTGGTCACTGGTTTGGGGTCGGCCAAAATCGGCGGTGAAGCCGGGGAAGAGCCGCCGATACTTGCACACATCGCAATTGACGGTGACTTGTCCCTGCACCGCTTCGTGAAACCGCTGCTCGATTGCCGCGATCACACCCTCGTGCAACCCAAGATGGCCGGTAAGCACGAGATCGTGATCGGGATAGCGTTGGCGCGCTGCGATCACTTGTTGCTCAATCCGCTGCAAAATCCGCCCGGTAAAGAGCAGATAGGGAATGACGATCACCCGCCGTGCGCCGAGTGCGATACACGCATCGATGGTTTCGGGGACACGCGGCGTTGTGATGCTGTAAAAACCATACATGACCCGCGCATAACCACGCCCTTCCCAGAGCAAGCGGGCCATCCGCGCGACATCGGCATTACTATCGGGATCACTGCTGCCGCGGCCAATCAAGGCCAACGCCGTCTCGGCGCGCGGTACTGGCGGCGCTGCCGCTTCGGCTTCAGCCAAGCGGTCGCCGAGAGCTTTGAGCAGCGAATACTGCACCCCCAGTGGCGCGCCGTAGTGGATGGTGAGTTCGGGCCAGCGTGCGCGCGCCTCGCGCAACGCGACCGGAATATCGTTCTTTTGGTGGCCAGCCGCGCCGAGCAAGAGCGGCAATGCGACGATGCGCTGATAACCGGCGCGAGCGCAGGCATCTATCGCTTGCCCGATCGACGGATCGGCCAATTCAAGAAAACATGGCTGCACAAACAGACCGAAGCGTTCTT includes the following:
- a CDS encoding NAD(P)H-dependent oxidoreductase encodes the protein MTDVTCRIFILHDVGDHVAQLAQAIAAGVVTVPGAEVLIRVPNSATKTDLIAADGIIIGTPNWTGIKGTLKRWLDTTGDLWEEGSLAGKVGAAFTSSAGRHSGTEFTLLSVLHWMLGGGMIIVGLPWTPLMEQAGSYYGATSVGDITEADLLQAHALGRRVAQIAVQLRRGANL
- a CDS encoding sirohydrochlorin chelatase, with protein sequence MNDTALLLIGHGTDDAAGIAEYHQLAALVQERFGLFVQPCFLELADPSIGQAIDACARAGYQRIVALPLLLGAAGHQKNDIPVALREARARWPELTIHYGAPLGVQYSLLKALGDRLAEAEAAAPPVPRAETALALIGRGSSDPDSNADVARMARLLWEGRGYARVMYGFYSITTPRVPETIDACIALGARRVIVIPYLLFTGRILQRIEQQVIAARQRYPDHDLVLTGHLGLHEGVIAAIEQRFHEAVQGQVTVNCDVCKYRRLFPGFTADFGRPQTSDHEHGLRGETPTNRLETILPPRYRGGRAVSAAPMTAAPLVYDETGQVAWDRVWGGDDPNNPFCELALAGGPPHRGTLLEPVDPATVHADPEGYARVITELARALTMVTDLPVKTDTAPGWIGLVCESEEMAIWLLRAIIVENVSVRRENRVLLLPAGPQFRLEAEIKNVVTAVAKTYHYWKEHIRQ